From Cellulosimicrobium sp. ES-005, one genomic window encodes:
- the map gene encoding type I methionyl aminopeptidase, translated as MFGRERIEYKTHDQVRSMRSAGLVVARALETVRETVRPGMTTADLDALAAAVIADAGATPSFLGYEGYPASLCVSVNDEVVHGIPGPRELRPGDIVSVDCGAIVDGWHGDSAVSFVLGEGEPRDEALVEATRRAMWAGIAALATSERLGDVGAAIEDSVRVSGESDGVSYGIVEEYVGHGIGSAMHQPPDVPNYRTREKGPRLRPGMCLAIEPMLTLGDRFTEVCEDDWTVVTDDGARAAHWEHSVAILDEGIWVLTAPDGGAAELAELGVRVAPLAA; from the coding sequence GTGTTCGGTCGCGAGCGCATCGAGTACAAGACGCACGACCAGGTCCGGTCCATGCGCAGCGCCGGCCTCGTGGTCGCGCGGGCGCTCGAGACGGTTCGTGAGACCGTCCGCCCGGGCATGACGACGGCCGACCTGGACGCGCTCGCCGCCGCGGTGATCGCCGACGCCGGCGCGACGCCGTCGTTCCTCGGCTACGAGGGATACCCGGCGTCGCTGTGCGTGTCCGTGAACGACGAGGTCGTGCACGGCATCCCCGGTCCGCGCGAGCTGCGTCCGGGCGACATCGTCTCCGTCGACTGCGGGGCGATCGTCGACGGCTGGCACGGCGACTCGGCCGTCTCCTTCGTCCTCGGGGAGGGCGAGCCGCGCGACGAGGCGCTCGTCGAGGCCACGCGCCGCGCGATGTGGGCGGGCATCGCCGCGCTCGCCACGAGCGAGCGGCTCGGCGACGTGGGTGCCGCGATCGAGGACTCGGTCCGGGTCTCGGGAGAGTCCGACGGCGTCTCCTACGGGATCGTCGAGGAGTACGTGGGCCACGGCATCGGCTCCGCGATGCACCAGCCGCCCGACGTCCCGAACTACCGCACGCGTGAGAAGGGCCCGCGGCTGCGCCCGGGCATGTGCCTCGCGATCGAGCCGATGCTGACCCTCGGCGACCGGTTCACCGAGGTCTGCGAGGACGACTGGACGGTCGTGACCGACGACGGCGCCCGTGCCGCGCACTGGGAGCACAGCGTCGCGATCCTCGACGAGGGGATCTGGGTCCTCACCGCACCCGACGGCGGCGCGGCCGAGCTCGCGGAGCTCGGCGTCCGCGTCGCACCCCTGGCGGCCTGA
- a CDS encoding alpha/beta hydrolase: MTSVDSSLAAWPPVVLVHGSRTSRSMWRDQLAALRRAGVDALAVDLPGHGARRGEAFTLDGAVEVVASGIDELGGRALVVGLSLGGYVAIEARARHPERVVGLVAAACSTPPATRLRGGWLLVARGIERLPDGGAGLNQALVDRALTPQAAADLAAGGFALDVMSAILREVEAVDPVSALAAADSPVWVVNGRWDHFRFGERGFVEAARRGGAPARLVVIPGARHLVSLDAPVAFNRALLDAHRAVAAGRPAPGADGAPPAGVAPRRAVER; the protein is encoded by the coding sequence GTGACGAGTGTTGACTCCTCCCTGGCGGCGTGGCCGCCCGTCGTGCTCGTGCACGGCTCGCGCACGTCGCGGTCGATGTGGCGCGACCAGCTCGCGGCCCTGCGCCGCGCGGGCGTCGACGCGCTGGCCGTGGACCTGCCGGGGCACGGGGCGCGGCGGGGCGAGGCGTTCACCCTGGACGGTGCCGTGGAGGTCGTCGCGTCCGGGATCGACGAGCTCGGCGGGCGTGCGCTCGTCGTCGGGCTGTCGCTCGGCGGCTACGTCGCGATCGAGGCACGGGCTCGTCACCCCGAGCGCGTCGTCGGCCTCGTGGCCGCCGCCTGCTCGACACCGCCCGCCACCCGACTGCGCGGGGGCTGGCTCCTCGTCGCGCGCGGCATCGAGCGCCTGCCCGACGGTGGAGCGGGGCTCAACCAGGCGCTCGTCGACCGGGCGCTGACGCCGCAGGCCGCGGCCGACCTCGCGGCCGGCGGCTTCGCGCTCGACGTGATGAGCGCGATCCTGCGCGAGGTCGAGGCGGTCGACCCGGTGTCCGCGCTCGCCGCCGCGGACTCGCCCGTGTGGGTGGTCAACGGGCGGTGGGACCACTTCCGGTTCGGGGAGCGGGGGTTCGTCGAGGCGGCCCGGCGCGGGGGAGCGCCCGCGCGGCTCGTGGTGATCCCGGGCGCGCGGCACCTCGTGAGCCTCGACGCGCCGGTCGCGTTCAACCGGGCCCTGCTCGACGCCCACCGCGCGGTCGCGGCGGGTCGTCCGGCCCCCGGGGCGGACGGGGCGCCGCCTGCGGGCGTCGCCCCGCGCCGCGCCGTCGAGCGCTGA
- the rpsK gene encoding 30S ribosomal protein S11 — protein sequence MPPKTRAAAGRKPRRKDKKNVPAGQAHIKSTFNNTIVSITDPSGAVIAWASGGDVGFKGSRKSTPFAAGLAAEAAARKAQEHGMKKVDVFVKGPGSGRETAIRSLQSAGLEVGSIQDVTPQAHNGCRPPKRRRV from the coding sequence ATGCCTCCCAAGACTCGCGCCGCCGCTGGGCGCAAGCCTCGCCGCAAGGACAAGAAGAACGTCCCCGCCGGCCAGGCGCACATCAAGAGCACGTTCAACAACACGATCGTGTCGATCACGGACCCGTCGGGCGCCGTGATCGCGTGGGCCTCCGGCGGCGACGTCGGCTTCAAGGGCTCGCGCAAGTCGACCCCCTTCGCCGCCGGCCTCGCGGCCGAGGCCGCTGCCCGCAAGGCGCAGGAGCACGGCATGAAGAAGGTCGACGTCTTCGTCAAGGGCCCGGGCTCGGGTCGCGAGACGGCGATCCGCTCGCTGCAGTCGGCCGGCCTCGAGGTCGGCTCGATCCAGGACGTCACGCCGCAGGCGCACAACGGGTGCCGCCCGCCCAAGCGTCGTCGCGTCTGA
- a CDS encoding DNA-directed RNA polymerase subunit alpha — MLIAQRPTLTEEVISENRSRFSIEPLEPGFGYTLGNSLRRTLLSSIPGAAVTSIRIDGVLHEFTTVPGVKEDVTEVILNIKNLVVSSENDEPVVMYLRKQGAGAVTAADIVPPAGVEVHNPELHIATLNDKGKLEIELTVERGRGYVSASQNKSFDAEIGRIPVDSIYSPVLKVTYKVEATRVEQRTDFDKLVVDVETKPAISPRDALASAGKTLVELFGLARELNVEAEGIEIGPSPTDAALAADLALPIEELNLTIRSYNCLKREGIHQVGELVARSEADLLDIRNFGAKSINEVKEKLAELGLSLKDSPLDFDPSAAAYYDGDDEATFSDTEQQY; from the coding sequence GTGCTGATCGCACAGCGCCCCACCTTGACCGAAGAGGTCATCTCGGAGAACCGTTCGCGCTTCTCCATCGAGCCGCTGGAGCCCGGCTTCGGCTACACGCTCGGCAACTCGCTGCGTCGCACGCTGCTGTCGTCCATCCCGGGCGCGGCGGTCACCTCCATCCGCATCGACGGTGTGCTCCACGAGTTCACCACCGTGCCGGGTGTGAAGGAGGACGTGACCGAGGTCATCCTCAACATCAAGAACCTCGTCGTCTCCTCGGAGAACGACGAGCCCGTCGTGATGTACCTGCGCAAGCAGGGTGCTGGTGCGGTCACCGCGGCGGACATCGTCCCGCCCGCGGGTGTGGAGGTCCACAACCCCGAGCTGCACATCGCCACGCTCAACGACAAGGGCAAGCTCGAGATCGAGCTGACCGTCGAGCGCGGCCGTGGGTACGTCTCGGCCTCGCAGAACAAGTCCTTCGACGCCGAGATCGGGCGCATCCCGGTCGACTCGATCTACTCGCCGGTCCTCAAGGTGACCTACAAGGTCGAGGCGACGCGTGTCGAGCAGCGTACGGACTTCGACAAGCTGGTCGTGGACGTCGAGACGAAGCCGGCCATCTCGCCGCGCGACGCGCTCGCGTCGGCGGGCAAGACGCTGGTGGAGCTCTTCGGCCTGGCCCGTGAGCTCAACGTCGAGGCCGAGGGCATCGAGATCGGCCCGTCGCCGACGGACGCGGCTCTCGCCGCGGACCTGGCGCTGCCGATCGAGGAGCTCAACCTCACGATCCGCTCGTACAACTGCCTCAAGCGCGAGGGCATCCACCAGGTGGGCGAGCTCGTCGCACGCAGCGAGGCGGACCTGCTGGACATCCGCAACTTCGGTGCGAAGTCCATCAACGAGGTGAAGGAGAAGCTCGCCGAGCTCGGCCTGTCCCTCAAGGACTCGCCGCTCGACTTCGACCCGTCGGCCGCCGCGTACTACGACGGCGACGACGAGGCGACGTTCTCGGACACCGAGCAGCAGTACTGA
- the rpsM gene encoding 30S ribosomal protein S13, with protein MARLIGVDLPRDKRLEVALTYIYGVGRTRAQQTLAATGISPDARVKDLGDAELVALRDYLEGNYKLEGDLRREVAADIRRKVEIGTYQGLRHRRGLPVRGQRTKTNARTRKGPKRTVAGKKKAR; from the coding sequence ATGGCACGTCTCATCGGCGTCGACCTCCCCCGCGACAAGCGGCTCGAGGTTGCGCTCACCTACATCTACGGCGTCGGCCGTACCCGCGCCCAGCAGACGCTGGCCGCGACCGGCATCAGCCCGGACGCGCGCGTGAAGGACCTCGGCGACGCCGAGCTCGTCGCGCTCCGCGACTACCTCGAGGGCAACTACAAGCTCGAGGGTGACCTCCGTCGTGAGGTGGCCGCCGACATCCGCCGCAAGGTCGAGATCGGCACCTACCAGGGCCTGCGTCACCGCCGCGGCCTGCCCGTGCGCGGCCAGCGCACCAAGACCAACGCGCGTACGCGCAAGGGACCCAAGCGCACCGTGGCCGGCAAGAAGAAGGCCCGCTGA
- a CDS encoding rhodanese-related sulfurtransferase, whose amino-acid sequence MAVHKIVLFYAFTPLPDPRAVQLWQRALGERWNLTGRVIVAHHGINATLGGTVEDLKQYVKTTRQYPGFEGIDVKWSDGTGRDFPRLSVKVRPELVAFGVPDEVVVDASGVVGGGTRLSPQALHDLVAERGDDVVMFDGRNAFEAEIGRFRGAVVPDVATTRDVVAEIDSGRYDDLKQRPVVTYCTGGVRCEVLSALLTARGFEEVYQLDGGVVRYGEAFGSQGLWEGSLYVFDERMHVELGPGSTPLGSCTGCGAATAKYENCADPSCRTLRLYCPDCVHVARSARCATCVGERPDPRPAALTGGPTRG is encoded by the coding sequence ATGGCCGTCCACAAGATCGTGCTCTTCTACGCCTTCACGCCGCTGCCCGACCCCCGCGCGGTGCAGCTCTGGCAGCGGGCGCTGGGGGAGCGGTGGAACCTCACGGGACGCGTGATCGTCGCCCACCACGGGATCAACGCGACGCTGGGCGGGACGGTCGAGGACCTCAAGCAGTACGTGAAGACGACCCGGCAGTACCCCGGCTTCGAGGGCATCGACGTCAAGTGGTCCGACGGCACCGGACGCGACTTCCCGCGCCTGTCCGTGAAGGTGCGACCCGAGCTCGTGGCGTTCGGCGTGCCCGACGAGGTCGTGGTCGACGCGAGCGGCGTCGTGGGCGGCGGCACGCGGCTGAGCCCGCAGGCCCTGCACGACCTCGTGGCCGAGCGGGGGGACGACGTCGTGATGTTCGACGGCCGCAACGCGTTCGAGGCCGAGATCGGGCGGTTCCGCGGCGCGGTCGTGCCGGACGTCGCCACGACGCGCGACGTCGTCGCCGAGATCGACTCGGGCCGCTACGACGACCTCAAGCAGCGGCCCGTCGTCACGTACTGCACCGGGGGCGTGCGGTGCGAGGTGCTGTCCGCGCTCCTGACCGCCCGCGGCTTCGAGGAGGTCTACCAGCTCGACGGCGGCGTCGTGCGGTACGGCGAGGCGTTCGGGTCGCAGGGACTGTGGGAGGGCTCGCTCTACGTCTTCGACGAGCGCATGCACGTCGAGCTCGGCCCGGGGTCGACCCCGCTGGGGTCCTGCACCGGCTGCGGCGCGGCGACGGCGAAGTACGAGAACTGCGCGGACCCGAGCTGCCGGACGCTGCGCCTGTACTGCCCGGACTGCGTGCACGTCGCACGCTCGGCCCGCTGCGCGACGTGCGTGGGCGAGCGCCCGGATCCCCGTCCGGCCGCTTTGACCGGCGGCCCGACCCGCGGGTAG
- a CDS encoding DUF937 domain-containing protein: MAGIDDILSTIPLDQLAGRLGVDEATAQQAVGAALPALLGGLRANAQDPAGAASLGQALTQHDPSLVEGGVNLDDVDTADGEKIVRHVFGSNEEAVVAQLADSTGTQQGLLSKVLPALAPIALAFLAKQLGGKDAGAGSSTAAPESAGGGGLGDLLGGLLGGGSGGSGGGLGDLLGGLGGLLGGGRR; this comes from the coding sequence ATGGCCGGCATCGACGACATCCTGTCCACCATCCCGCTCGACCAGCTCGCCGGTCGGCTGGGCGTCGACGAGGCGACGGCGCAGCAGGCCGTCGGCGCGGCGCTCCCCGCCCTGCTGGGCGGGCTCCGGGCGAACGCGCAGGACCCGGCCGGCGCGGCGTCGCTCGGCCAGGCGCTCACGCAGCACGACCCGTCGCTCGTGGAGGGCGGGGTGAACCTCGACGACGTGGACACGGCCGACGGCGAGAAGATCGTCCGCCACGTCTTCGGGTCGAACGAGGAGGCCGTCGTCGCGCAGCTCGCCGACTCGACGGGGACCCAGCAGGGCCTGCTCTCGAAGGTGCTCCCCGCGCTCGCCCCGATCGCGCTGGCGTTCCTCGCGAAGCAGCTCGGCGGCAAGGACGCGGGCGCGGGCTCCTCCACGGCGGCGCCGGAGAGCGCCGGCGGCGGTGGGCTGGGCGACCTGCTCGGCGGGCTGCTGGGCGGCGGCTCGGGCGGGTCCGGGGGCGGCCTCGGGGACCTCCTGGGCGGTCTGGGCGGGCTCCTCGGGGGCGGTCGGCGCTGA
- the rpmJ gene encoding 50S ribosomal protein L36 has translation MKVKPSVKKICDKCKVIRRHGRVMVICDNLRHKQRQG, from the coding sequence ATGAAGGTCAAGCCCAGCGTCAAGAAGATCTGCGACAAGTGCAAGGTGATCCGCCGGCACGGTCGCGTCATGGTGATCTGCGACAACCTGCGGCACAAGCAGCGCCAGGGCTGA
- a CDS encoding adenylate kinase: MSNATDGQSTSRPARLVIMGPQGAGKGTQAARLAEQLAIPAISTGDIFRANIKGGTELGRLAQEYTAKGDLVPDSVTNAMVRDRLAQDDAAQGFILDGYPRNAAQVVELDAILADLGVALDGVVELTADRDELLARLAKRAEIEGREDDTEEAIARRLDIYAEQTAPLTSAYDERGLLVRVDGIGDVDEITGRIVSALTALVG; the protein is encoded by the coding sequence TTGAGCAACGCCACCGACGGCCAGTCCACCTCGCGTCCCGCGCGCCTCGTCATCATGGGCCCGCAGGGCGCGGGCAAGGGGACGCAGGCCGCCCGGCTCGCCGAGCAGCTCGCCATCCCCGCGATCTCGACCGGAGACATCTTCCGGGCGAACATCAAGGGCGGCACCGAGCTCGGCAGGCTCGCGCAGGAGTACACCGCGAAGGGCGACCTCGTCCCCGACTCGGTGACGAACGCGATGGTGCGCGACCGTCTCGCCCAGGACGACGCGGCGCAGGGGTTCATCCTCGACGGGTACCCCCGCAACGCGGCCCAGGTCGTCGAGCTCGACGCGATCCTCGCCGACCTGGGTGTCGCGCTCGACGGCGTCGTGGAGCTCACGGCCGACCGCGACGAGCTCCTCGCCCGACTGGCGAAGCGCGCGGAGATCGAGGGCCGCGAGGACGACACCGAGGAGGCCATCGCGCGCCGCCTCGACATCTACGCCGAGCAGACGGCGCCGCTCACGTCCGCCTACGACGAGCGCGGCCTGCTCGTGCGTGTCGACGGCATCGGCGACGTCGACGAGATCACCGGACGCATCGTCTCGGCGCTGACCGCGCTCGTCGGCTGA
- the truA gene encoding tRNA pseudouridine(38-40) synthase TruA, translated as MPDGVVRVRLDLAYQGTDFAGWARQPALRTVQGAVEDGLATLLRGPAPRLTVAGRTDAGVHARGQVAHVDLTRDQWEALPGRSDRSPGDALVARLGGVLPSDVVVHRAAPAPAGFDARFSALHRAYTYRVADDAAQRDPLRRAWVLWNRRPLDVAAMDAAVQPLLGVRDFAAFCKPRPGATTIRELQHLSWSRPVDGPDAGLVVAHVRADAFCHNMVRALVGASLAVGEGRRDVAWPAELLASRRRDAGAGVVPAHGLVLEEVTYPPDDELAARADRIRAVRNEEDVWDEGASRDLAGPPRG; from the coding sequence CTGCCCGACGGCGTCGTGCGGGTCCGCCTGGACCTCGCCTACCAGGGGACGGACTTCGCCGGGTGGGCCCGCCAGCCGGCGCTGCGGACGGTCCAGGGCGCGGTCGAGGACGGTCTCGCGACGCTCCTGCGGGGGCCGGCGCCGCGCCTCACCGTCGCGGGGCGCACCGACGCGGGGGTGCACGCGCGGGGACAGGTCGCGCACGTCGACCTCACGCGGGACCAGTGGGAGGCGTTGCCCGGGCGCTCCGACCGCTCGCCCGGCGACGCGCTCGTCGCGCGGCTCGGCGGGGTGCTGCCGAGTGACGTCGTCGTCCACCGCGCGGCGCCGGCGCCGGCCGGGTTCGACGCCCGTTTCTCGGCCCTGCACCGCGCGTACACGTACCGGGTCGCGGACGACGCGGCGCAGCGCGACCCGCTGCGGCGCGCCTGGGTCCTGTGGAACCGGCGCCCGCTCGACGTCGCCGCGATGGACGCCGCCGTGCAGCCGCTCCTCGGGGTGCGCGACTTCGCGGCGTTCTGCAAGCCGCGCCCCGGGGCGACGACCATCCGTGAGCTCCAGCACCTGTCGTGGTCGCGGCCGGTCGACGGTCCCGACGCGGGCCTCGTCGTCGCGCACGTCCGCGCGGACGCGTTCTGCCACAACATGGTCCGCGCGCTCGTCGGCGCGTCGCTCGCGGTGGGGGAGGGGCGACGCGACGTCGCCTGGCCCGCGGAGCTCCTCGCGAGCCGACGCCGCGACGCGGGGGCCGGCGTCGTCCCCGCCCACGGGCTCGTGCTCGAGGAGGTCACGTACCCGCCCGACGACGAGCTCGCCGCCCGCGCCGACCGGATCCGCGCCGTCCGGAACGAGGAGGACGTCTGGGACGAGGGCGCGTCGCGCGACCTGGCCGGACCGCCGAGGGGCTAG
- a CDS encoding DUF5709 domain-containing protein, whose product MSEDTTGTSPDPETGAEGDNDQLQAEDTLLDRGVDDVLDEGYSPPDRPRTNHYGETPWEEVHGETLDQRLAEEEPEDWERDPLERPDDTRSGRLVTDPDALDGRQNDTYADDEGISGGAAGAEEAAVHVVEEP is encoded by the coding sequence ATGAGCGAAGACACCACCGGCACCAGCCCGGACCCGGAGACCGGCGCCGAGGGCGACAACGACCAGCTCCAGGCCGAGGACACGCTGCTCGACCGCGGCGTGGACGACGTGCTCGACGAGGGCTACTCCCCGCCCGACCGCCCCCGCACGAACCACTACGGCGAGACGCCGTGGGAGGAGGTGCACGGCGAGACCCTCGACCAGCGTCTCGCCGAGGAGGAGCCCGAGGACTGGGAGCGCGACCCGCTCGAGCGCCCCGACGACACCCGGTCGGGCCGCCTCGTCACAGACCCTGACGCGCTCGACGGCCGCCAGAACGACACGTACGCCGACGACGAGGGCATCTCCGGGGGCGCCGCGGGCGCCGAGGAGGCGGCGGTGCACGTCGTCGAGGAGCCGTGA
- the infA gene encoding translation initiation factor IF-1, whose translation MAKKDGVIEIEGSVVEALPNAMFRVELANGHKVLAHISGKMRQHYIRILPEDRVVVELSPYDLSRGRIVYRYK comes from the coding sequence ATGGCAAAGAAGGACGGTGTCATCGAGATCGAGGGCAGCGTGGTCGAGGCCCTGCCGAACGCGATGTTCCGCGTGGAGCTGGCCAACGGTCACAAGGTTCTCGCGCACATCTCGGGCAAGATGCGCCAGCACTACATCCGGATCCTCCCCGAGGACCGGGTCGTGGTCGAGCTGAGCCCGTACGACCTGTCCCGCGGCCGGATCGTCTACCGCTACAAGTAG
- a CDS encoding ATP-binding cassette domain-containing protein: protein MGHLDLSDVTYHLPDGRTLLDGVSLRVADGARVALVGPNGVGKSTLLRIVTGDVAPHGGAVVRSGGLGVMRQDVGRIDDDRTVRDLLVELAPAAVKEAALELAAAEHDIMTVDDEPAQLRYAQALVDWADVGGYDAETAWDEVTDEVLSVPFEKAQWRDVRTLSGGEQKRLALTALLRGPEEVLLLDEPDNHLDVPTKRWLEERLVASPKTVLYVSHDRELLSRTATQVATLEPTPGGGTVWVHGGGFATYAQARADRRERLAELARRWDEEHAKLRELVQTLKTKAAYNDGMASRYQAAKTRLRKFEEAGPPEVLAREQRVTVRLAGGRTAKRAVTCRSLELTGLMKPFDLEVFFGERVAVLGSNGSGKSHFLRLLAAGGSDPEPGVVPDPATSDGVRPDPVAHTGLAVLGSRVRPGWFAQNHDHPELRGRTLLEILHRGDGHRAGIGREGASRALDRYELVGQAEQRFETLSGGQQARFQILLLELDGATLLLLDEPTDNLDLHSAEALEAGLAAFQGTVLAVTHDRWFARGFDRYLVFRGDGEVVEAPEPVWDVERVRRAR from the coding sequence GTGGGACACCTCGACCTCAGCGACGTCACGTATCACCTGCCCGACGGGCGCACTCTCCTCGACGGCGTGAGCCTGCGCGTCGCGGACGGCGCGCGGGTCGCGCTCGTCGGGCCGAACGGCGTCGGCAAGTCGACGCTCCTGCGCATCGTCACGGGCGACGTCGCTCCGCACGGCGGGGCGGTCGTGCGCAGCGGCGGCCTGGGCGTGATGCGGCAGGACGTCGGGCGGATCGACGACGACCGCACGGTCCGGGACCTGCTCGTCGAGCTCGCGCCCGCCGCGGTCAAGGAGGCGGCGCTCGAGCTCGCCGCGGCGGAGCACGACATCATGACGGTCGACGACGAGCCCGCCCAGCTCCGGTACGCCCAGGCGCTCGTCGACTGGGCCGACGTCGGGGGCTACGACGCCGAGACGGCGTGGGACGAGGTGACCGACGAGGTCCTGTCCGTCCCGTTCGAGAAGGCGCAGTGGCGCGACGTGCGCACGCTGTCCGGCGGCGAGCAGAAGCGCCTGGCGCTCACGGCGCTGCTCCGCGGGCCCGAGGAGGTGCTGCTGCTCGACGAGCCGGACAACCACCTCGACGTGCCGACCAAGCGCTGGCTCGAGGAGCGGCTCGTCGCGTCGCCCAAGACGGTGCTCTACGTCTCGCACGACCGCGAGCTGCTGTCGCGCACGGCGACGCAGGTCGCGACGCTCGAGCCGACACCGGGCGGCGGGACGGTCTGGGTGCACGGCGGCGGGTTCGCGACCTACGCGCAGGCGCGCGCGGACCGGCGCGAGCGCCTGGCGGAGCTCGCGAGGCGGTGGGACGAGGAGCACGCGAAGCTGCGCGAGCTCGTGCAGACGCTCAAGACCAAGGCCGCCTACAACGACGGGATGGCGAGCAGGTACCAGGCGGCGAAGACGCGCCTGCGCAAGTTCGAGGAGGCGGGCCCCCCGGAGGTGCTCGCGCGCGAGCAGCGCGTCACCGTGCGCCTCGCCGGCGGCCGGACCGCCAAGCGCGCCGTGACGTGCCGGTCGCTCGAGCTCACGGGCCTCATGAAGCCGTTCGACCTCGAGGTGTTCTTCGGCGAGCGCGTCGCGGTGCTGGGCTCCAACGGGTCCGGCAAGTCGCACTTCCTGCGGCTCCTCGCCGCCGGCGGGAGCGACCCCGAGCCCGGGGTCGTGCCCGACCCCGCGACGTCCGACGGCGTCCGGCCCGACCCCGTGGCGCACACGGGTCTCGCGGTGCTCGGCTCGCGGGTCCGGCCGGGCTGGTTCGCCCAGAACCACGACCACCCGGAGCTGCGGGGGAGGACCCTCCTGGAGATCCTCCACCGCGGCGACGGGCACCGGGCGGGGATAGGGCGCGAGGGCGCGAGCCGCGCGCTCGACCGATACGAGCTGGTCGGCCAGGCGGAGCAGCGCTTCGAGACCCTGTCCGGCGGCCAGCAGGCGCGGTTCCAGATCCTCCTGCTCGAGCTCGACGGCGCGACCCTCCTCCTGCTCGACGAGCCGACGGACAACCTCGACCTGCACTCGGCCGAGGCGCTCGAGGCGGGTCTCGCGGCGTTCCAGGGCACGGTGCTCGCCGTGACGCACGACCGCTGGTTCGCGCGCGGGTTCGACCGCTACCTCGTGTTCCGCGGGGACGGGGAGGTCGTCGAGGCCCCGGAGCCGGTCTGGGACGTCGAGCGCGTGCGGCGGGCGCGGTAG
- the rplQ gene encoding 50S ribosomal protein L17: MPTPAKGPRLGSGPAHERLMLANLSTQLFEHGRITTTETKAKRLRPVAERLITFAKRGDLHARRRVLRVVRDKSVVHTLFTEIAPQMAEREGGYTRITKVGTRKGDNAPLAVIELVTEPVSPKQAVVREAEKAAEKASKKKADKPAKKADAVEDAPVEDAPVAVEDAPAEDVQDAPVEDAAEEKKEA; encoded by the coding sequence ATGCCTACCCCCGCCAAGGGCCCCCGGCTCGGCAGCGGACCGGCTCACGAGCGCCTGATGCTCGCGAACCTGTCCACCCAGCTCTTCGAGCACGGCCGCATCACGACCACCGAGACCAAGGCGAAGCGTCTGCGCCCGGTGGCCGAGCGCCTCATCACGTTCGCCAAGCGCGGCGACCTGCACGCGCGTCGTCGCGTCCTGCGCGTCGTGCGCGACAAGTCCGTGGTGCACACGCTGTTCACCGAGATCGCCCCGCAGATGGCGGAGCGTGAGGGTGGCTACACGCGCATCACGAAGGTCGGCACGCGCAAGGGCGACAACGCGCCCCTCGCCGTGATCGAGCTCGTGACCGAGCCCGTCAGCCCCAAGCAGGCCGTCGTCCGCGAGGCGGAGAAGGCCGCGGAGAAGGCGAGCAAGAAGAAGGCGGACAAGCCGGCCAAGAAGGCCGACGCGGTCGAGGACGCGCCCGTCGAGGACGCTCCCGTCGCCGTCGAGGACGCTCCCGCCGAGGACGTCCAGGACGCGCCCGTCGAGGACGCCGCCGAGGAGAAGAAGGAGGCCTGA
- a CDS encoding ROK family protein, with protein sequence MTGDRADVRTLAVDCGGGGIKANVLDASGTAHAAAVRVPTPYPLPPELLVETIAEIAATLPPADRATVGMPGMIRRGVVVHTPHYVTRSGPRSRVDPALVEAWTSFDVQAAVARRLGVPALVLNDAEVHGAGVVAASGLELVLTLGTGLGSALFHGGRLSPHLEWSRAPVRRGTTYDEYVGEPERRRLGNGLWSRRVLAVVEGLRPVFWWDRLYLGGGNSRQIAPSVLDRLGDDVVVVPNSAALVGGARAWDLPPA encoded by the coding sequence ATGACCGGCGACCGCGCAGACGTCCGCACCCTCGCCGTCGACTGCGGAGGCGGCGGGATCAAGGCCAACGTGCTCGACGCGTCGGGCACCGCCCACGCCGCCGCCGTCCGCGTGCCCACGCCCTACCCGCTGCCCCCCGAGCTGCTGGTCGAGACGATCGCGGAGATCGCGGCGACGCTGCCGCCCGCCGACCGGGCCACCGTCGGGATGCCCGGCATGATCCGGCGCGGGGTCGTCGTGCACACCCCGCACTACGTCACCCGCAGCGGACCCCGCTCGCGCGTCGACCCGGCGCTCGTCGAGGCATGGACGAGCTTCGACGTCCAGGCGGCCGTCGCCCGGCGGCTCGGCGTGCCCGCACTCGTGCTCAACGACGCCGAGGTGCACGGCGCGGGCGTCGTCGCGGCGTCCGGGCTCGAGCTCGTGCTGACGCTCGGGACGGGGCTCGGGTCGGCGCTGTTCCACGGCGGGCGGCTCTCGCCGCACCTCGAGTGGTCGCGCGCTCCGGTGCGCCGCGGCACCACCTACGACGAGTACGTCGGCGAGCCGGAACGCCGCCGGCTCGGCAACGGGCTGTGGTCGCGGCGCGTCCTCGCGGTCGTCGAGGGCCTGCGGCCCGTCTTCTGGTGGGACCGGCTGTACCTGGGCGGCGGGAACTCGCGGCAGATCGCCCCGAGCGTCCTCGACCGCCTCGGCGACGACGTCGTGGTCGTCCCCAACTCCGCGGCGCTCGTCGGCGGTGCACGCGCCTGGGACCTGCCGCCGGCCTGA